The genome window gaaaatTGGTTAAAAGCCCAAACTCACCATTTACCATTTATGGGTCTCTAGCTCAGCCAAGTGTTCTGGGAAATCAAGAGGCTAATGACCACAGGGGATCTACATGTGTTTCTGGTTCTACATGTTTTACATTAGGAGGCCCAGGATCAAACACTAGTATAACTGGTTTTATCCTATAGAAGGAACTCGGGTAAAGTCTCAACATCTTGGAGTACAGTCTTGAATGCTTTTTGTATCTCAATTACTGactcatttttactttctttgtagGAGCCTCTCAAACTTTTAAACCTGATTTTTCTGTAGAAGTATGATAAAGATCAGTTCTCTGGAAACATTCATATTGCAAGATGCCCTGAGACTTTATTTCTAATCCTTATTTTAAGGATTATAGAAAGCTAGACTTTGCTTTGCTGTTCTTAAGTCAGTAGCAAGATTGAATTCACTATTCTGCCTTAACTAGTATATCAGGTGACCCTTGATTCCCATCATCACCAATTCTAAGACAGACCACACTTGCTTCCCTTTCCAGGCTTTTATCTGAAGATGTGGCATCTTTTCTGTATGTACTCTAAGTAGCATTCCAAAAAGGCACTAACCTCAGCTTTTATGGAAATAGGATGTTTTCTGTAATGGCCTTTGTCTTAActttaactgtgtgtgtgtgtgtgtgtgtgtattttatacatctttattggagtagaattgcttcacaatgctgtattagtttctgttgtacaacaaaatgaatcagccatatgcatacatatatccccatatcccctccctcttgagcctccctcccacgctccctatctcAGCCCTGTAGGTCGTcgcaaagcatggagctgatctccctgtgctatgctgctgtttcccactagctagctattttacatttagtagtgtatctGTAtagatgctactctcactttaccccagctttcccctctgcctccatgtcgtcaagtccattctctatgtctgcgtctttattccttaGCTTTaactgtatgtatttttataaaaatattgacttaAATTCGTATATTCATTTATGTTAGTTGTAGCTGAGGACTTTGATCAGATTAGGCAGATTTTCTCTAATTGGTTAGAGAGACTGGAATTTAAGGACGTCTTCAACTTctatattcctttctttttttattagaagatctttttggtaaaaaaaaattgcattgaCTAGTGCTCTGTGATATAGAAATTCAGATATTTGAGTGTTCTATGTGACccaattttaattgtaaaaaataaaacattggatatattttattgccttttttctTATCCATTGACTTATTTTAACTTCTTCATACAAAATCTCCCCCTCTGATTGAAAATgtgcaaaattttaattttcataagattgagaaaaagtagatttatttcttatattctttaGATTTATATGTAACTATAGGTAAATGAACTAGTTTCACTATATCATCAAAGTTGGTCCATCTTAAGGAAAAGATTGATTTGatgcttaataataaaaaaattgggGGGGAAGTAATAGGGGAGGAGAAATAGACATCATATCTAGAAGGGAGAAGTTTCAAAAAATTTGTGGCCATCTTTAATCTGCCACATATGgtaaaatagatgttaaaatgtgGTAAGAATgcagaagaaaactaaaagcagacACACAAACTATTAAAACCTTCCATCAATGCAGAATACTGAGTAATTAGAAAAATAGGATATCCACATTTTCAATAATGATAAGAAGCTAAAACtgatcaaacaaacaaaatgctggCTGAAAGTAGCCAAGTGGTATGAATTCTTAGCAGAGTTCACTGAGGTGAAAGATCTTGGCAAGGCCAACAACCCAGCATCTCTTGTTTAAGTATATGTATGGGGATATATTATTGTATTAGTCATGTATTGTTGCATAATAAATTGCCCCTGATGAAAATTATCATCTTGCCATTTTTGtgagtcaggaatctgggagcTGCTTAGCTGGGTGATACTGGCTTAAGCTCTCTCAAGAAGTTGCAGTTATACTGTCAGCAGGACTGTGGTTTCATATGAAAGAATGCCTGGGGGAGAATGCAACAATATTATTCATGCCGTTGTTGGCAGGAGGCTTCAGTTTCTTGGTACATGAGGCTCACCATAGGACTACTTAAGACATAGCTCTTCCCCCAGAGTAAGCGATTCAAGAGTGGAGAGTGCACACGCAAATAAAAAGCTCTGATATCAGAGGTGACATGCCATCACTTCTCTCAAATGCTGCTGGTCACAGAGACTGTCCCTGGTACAATAAAGAAAGGGACTAAAAACAGTGCAAATACCAGGAGGCAGGAATCACTGGGGCCATCTTGCAGGCTGGCTACAAGCCAGGAGCCAAAGATAATGCCTTTGCTTTTGGTCTTACTGTTGCATCTAAAGGCCTGTGCTCTCTGCAAGAAATAAGCTTTACTAGTTTATTGTAAACTAAAAGAGGTAGTCCTTTTTGAGAAGACACATGGACTCTTAAGATAAACAGTCTGCTCACTGACTATACAAGTTCTTTGTCACGTGCCCAATTCATGGCCATGGGTTAACTGAAATTCACATATGCCcagtgcagtatttttttttttttcacttttgtaaaAGGTGTGAGGTAGGAAACAAGGCCTAACTTTActttacaaatgagtaaactaAGGATGGGCTTCAGAAAAAATGTATTGATTTGCTGAAATTACAAGATTTATAGTGGGAGTCCTGGTCTTCTGACCCCCACTGCATCTCATTGTCatttaagtagtttttttttttttttttttttttttgcggtacgtgggcctctcactgctgtagccttccggatgcgcaggctcagcggccatggctcacgggcccagccgctccgcggcatgtgggatcttcccggaccggggcacgaacccgtgtcccctgcatcggcaggtggagcctcaaccactgcgccaccagggaagccctaagtagtTTTTAGTTTGACTTTTTCCCCTAATTTTGTTCCTGGTATCTTTCTGGGTTAAAACATCTTGGTTCTGTCCAGGGCTTTGGGAAACTTACGTTCTTAGCAGTTGTTCTAAAGGCAGAGATGAATAATTGCTTGCCAAATATTACAGGCACATATATTGTGTTCAAACCACACTTTGTTGATCAGGTATTGCCATAATAATGCTGCataataaaccaattaaaaaaacagtGCCTGATAGCAATAGTGTTCTTTCTTATGCTCAATAATCTGCGGGTCAGCTGGAGTTCTGCTCATCTAGACTTGATTCAGCTAGGTAGCTCTGCTTTAGGCTGCAGGTTGGATGGATTTACTTCAGGTTGTAGGCTGGGTTCAGTTCTGttcttcatgtgtttttttctagAGCCCAGATTGGTTGAAAACAGTGGCTGTCTAGGTTATACTCTACGCATGGCTGGTCACTGCCAAGTCGTGCAAATATGGGTGAGGGCTCTGCTGACATCAGAACCAATATTCCACTGACCAGAGCAGGTCCTATGGCTAAGCCTAACACCACTGGGGCAGGGAAGTGTACTCTAACTAGAGTGAAAGGAGAGGCagagtgaatttttttgttgttgttgttgggaaCATTCCCTTTATTGCTTGGTTGTGTATTTTGAGAAAGCAAATCCACTGGCACTTGCGAAGGCTTAGAACATAAACCAACGTTAGAAGTAACAGAAACACATAGCTAAAAGTTTTACTTTAATCACAAATTCACAACTAGAGATTTCATTTGCGTATCTTAGAAAGCTAAAAAgacatgttaaattttttaaccAATCAGCAAAAACATGTGCCACACAGATTTTTAATGTTCATAATTTAGAATTTAtcacataaatatattatttataaatatattctttatttgtaaaattattattattaaaacatttctttccaaCACAGTTGATATTCTCATGtgtgttttaaggaaaaaaaccctaccctattttaaaatgtattactaaACTTCAATGTGTGAATAAACCAGTGCCAACAAActgaaaacgaaaaaaaaaagaaaagaaacatactgCTGTGTTGGATATGCAGTTGTTACTACAAATAACACCACATGTCCTACACGGTGATCATATACATGCTCTTATTTCTTCTCAGTCATTATCAGAACCATTTGGAGGTAGGAAAACCAATGCATCATTGAAAATATGCCCAAATGCCCTAAGACGGTATACCCCGTACATCATTACATGCATCTGATTAGGCGTCAGTCCATTAAAAGTAACAGCCATATCTGAACAACATCCTTCTACTACCTGGTTGGGGTGATTAGTCATTGCCTCTTTAATAAAAAGCCCAACAGACTTGGTGTTAAATACATCTTTTCCTTCAGCATCTTCTGCATTTTCTGCAAATACTCCAGCGTATTTCAGGCAGACTGCTAGCTGCTTATCTTCAGATATCTTCCAAATCATCCCTTCCTGTTCAGGACACTTTTCAGGAATACTGAGAAGGCTGTTAAGTCTTTTCATTGATTCTACACTTAAGACAATTCCTCCTTCCATACTCACATACTCGAGGTCTCCAGATTTTATAGTGTGGCCTAGATAGAAAGGTTGTGATGGATCCTTTTTTAACAAAAAGTACTTTAAGTTTTCAATAATAGCAAACGTAGTGGCGCGTGCAAGGAAGAACCAGTTGTATTGGTCTCTATATTTATCAAAGGCGTATTTGTAAGCTTTTCTCATCATTAACCACatgtcatttgtttccatgttAATTGACTCAAACACTTTAACATTTTCAGAACTGAAGAACTCTGCTTTGTCACAGTGTTTGGTCCAAGTCTCCTTCACTGCAGCCCAGAGACTCACATCTTTGGGTTTGACAGGGATGATAC of Delphinus delphis chromosome 3, mDelDel1.2, whole genome shotgun sequence contains these proteins:
- the LOC132422275 gene encoding C1GALT1-specific chaperone 1-like; translation: MLSESSSFLKGVMLGSIFCALITMLGHIRIGHGNRMHHHEHHHLQAPNKEDILKISEDERMELGKSFRVYCIIPVKPKDVSLWAAVKETWTKHCDKAEFFSSENVKVFESINMETNDMWLMMRKAYKYAFDKYRDQYNWFFLARATTFAIIENLKYFLLKKDPSQPFYLGHTIKSGDLEYVSMEGGIVLSVESMKRLNSLLSIPEKCPEQEGMIWKISEDKQLAVCLKYAGVFAENAEDAEGKDVFNTKSVGLFIKEAMTNHPNQVVEGCCSDMAVTFNGLTPNQMHVMMYGVYRLRAFGHIFNDALVFLPPNGSDND